From a region of the Campylobacter showae genome:
- a CDS encoding MFS transporter encodes MRNSSIITIRSMFALFVGMAFLFVGNGLIISSAGVELKKMGADELETGFVIAVFFVGAMIATIFSHKIVSKVGHIRSFGIFASLFGIAAMFHDLSQNLYFWAFLRGCLGFCYYSILMIIESWLNARARNEVRSRVLAFYEITFYVCFGLGILVLSLNLSTSHVLLLSAAFILFLSIPLNLIRIKEPPIPEKKSVSIPKVFALVPLALITSIVAGILINGFFAMASVYILLQGYGAREVSFFMTVAMAGGFIAHSLIGGFSDKFGRRPAIMCCAGVSLFAAICFLALKPSIYAQYVLSFFLGSGAFCLYALSLARANDVLKHKNQGIEVGRAVLFSYSFGSLLSSVIMGASMKILGFDGFMWVYAALLAFLIAFCLTQKTVPLESRRGFEHSPGTMANS; translated from the coding sequence ATGAGAAATAGCTCGATAATAACGATCAGATCGATGTTTGCACTATTTGTGGGGATGGCGTTTTTGTTTGTGGGAAACGGCCTCATCATCAGCTCTGCGGGCGTCGAGCTAAAAAAAATGGGCGCGGACGAGCTAGAAACGGGATTTGTCATCGCGGTATTTTTCGTTGGAGCTATGATAGCTACGATATTTTCGCACAAAATCGTCTCAAAAGTCGGCCACATCAGGAGCTTTGGGATATTTGCGTCGCTTTTTGGTATCGCGGCGATGTTTCACGACCTTAGCCAAAATCTCTACTTTTGGGCGTTTTTGCGCGGGTGTTTGGGATTTTGCTACTACTCGATCTTGATGATAATCGAAAGCTGGCTCAACGCGCGCGCTAGAAACGAAGTGCGCTCTCGAGTACTGGCATTTTACGAGATCACGTTTTACGTATGTTTTGGGCTGGGTATCCTCGTGCTATCGCTAAATTTATCCACTTCTCACGTGCTTTTGCTTAGCGCGGCGTTTATTTTGTTTTTGAGTATTCCTTTAAATTTAATCCGCATCAAAGAGCCGCCGATCCCCGAAAAAAAGAGCGTCTCGATCCCGAAGGTCTTTGCGCTCGTGCCTTTGGCGCTCATTACCAGCATCGTAGCGGGCATCCTCATAAACGGCTTTTTTGCGATGGCTAGCGTTTATATCCTGCTGCAAGGATACGGCGCGAGGGAGGTTTCGTTTTTTATGACCGTCGCGATGGCGGGCGGCTTTATCGCCCACTCTCTCATCGGCGGTTTTTCGGATAAATTCGGCCGCCGTCCTGCGATAATGTGCTGCGCGGGCGTGTCGCTATTTGCGGCTATTTGTTTTTTGGCGCTTAAGCCCTCTATCTACGCGCAGTACGTTTTGTCGTTTTTTTTGGGTTCTGGCGCTTTTTGCCTCTATGCGTTATCGCTTGCTCGCGCCAACGACGTTTTAAAACATAAAAATCAAGGCATCGAAGTAGGGCGCGCCGTGCTTTTTAGCTACTCTTTCGGCTCGCTTCTTTCGTCCGTGATAATGGGCGCTAGTATGAAAATTTTAGGCTTTGACGGCTTTATGTGGGTTTATGCAGCGCTGCTTGCGTTTCTCATCGCGTTTTGCCTCACGCAAAAGACCGTTCCGCTTGAAAGCAGGCGAGGCTTTGAGCATAGCCCCGGCACGATGGCCAATAGCTAA
- a CDS encoding CheB methylesterase domain-containing protein: protein MKQKLVLVGASTGGPGHLKRLFKGLELNGASVVIAQHMSLAFIPSFISQFDKECAAEVLMLGAPTQLKSAIYICEKNSEIISASPLMAGMCSPAKETTYNPNVDVLFHSGVQACKFADVMAILLTGIGDDGARGLNELYKAGAKCVAENEESAIVYGMPKRAKEINANLRSLPIGGIRAELERFLHA, encoded by the coding sequence TTGAAACAAAAACTGGTCTTAGTCGGCGCCTCGACGGGCGGTCCGGGACATTTAAAAAGGCTTTTTAAAGGGCTTGAGCTAAACGGAGCTAGCGTCGTTATTGCGCAGCATATGAGCCTGGCTTTTATCCCTAGTTTTATCTCGCAGTTTGACAAGGAGTGCGCGGCGGAGGTGTTGATGCTGGGCGCGCCCACGCAGCTAAAAAGCGCGATATATATCTGCGAAAAAAACTCGGAGATAATCTCTGCTAGCCCCCTCATGGCCGGCATGTGCTCGCCGGCAAAGGAGACCACGTACAACCCCAACGTAGACGTGCTTTTTCACTCCGGCGTGCAGGCTTGTAAGTTTGCCGACGTCATGGCGATCCTGCTAACTGGCATCGGCGACGACGGCGCGCGCGGGCTAAACGAGCTATACAAAGCCGGTGCTAAATGCGTCGCCGAAAACGAGGAGAGTGCGATCGTCTACGGCATGCCAAAACGCGCGAAAGAAATCAACGCAAATTTAAGGTCGCTACCCATCGGCGGTATAAGAGCGGAACTAGAAAGGTTTTTACATGCTTGA
- a CDS encoding flagellar hook-length control protein FliK, whose amino-acid sequence MESVNNSVSSQIATQAAIGGALPKTGGVGGANAGQAGQAGETKNLFKNQPAPSQNLGSEAADNAVKDLDKLVNKLLDELKSSPTQAKELAVQAKNLQLSPNLAKDMKGLVALAENEPDLKEFALKLKEFLKPVADLKNAPLNEQIKNSGIMLEANLKDALNGKFNLPSAINKLFGDIKNLSNQQLLEQISALAKDDSLSTNESFTRLDQILQNAKTAAKDTLAGSPFKQLFEIADKLENAAKFMDKQANAMSGSGLSLNEKTLNAELNKISQLLANAGEKMQNLNSEKLSQNRGFTLNFAELKSAIKELTDELSALAASQDKFNDFAQKIVREGAEGSEGATLQDKLQNAARKLNFALQIADKAGFEAKNSLDEVGKLIKQQNIARGELGAVTPKSAEETAKVLQNDVKSALLNMQSKSPDASPVKDAASKLLAQIEMHQLASAVAGGVQTYLPYVWEGVEGGNIRFKQGKKQKHYAQIDLNFQNFGQINIMVALSENKYIDLAIATQKEEFKELILSGAKELKRAIGEQGLIVSNFSLKTMPKLRLSGVYGGLDKLDMGFDKKA is encoded by the coding sequence ATGGAATCAGTAAATAACTCAGTAAGTTCGCAAATCGCGACCCAAGCCGCCATCGGCGGCGCGCTACCCAAAACAGGCGGCGTAGGCGGCGCAAACGCCGGACAGGCTGGGCAGGCGGGCGAAACCAAAAATCTTTTTAAAAATCAGCCCGCACCCTCGCAAAATTTAGGCTCCGAGGCCGCGGATAACGCCGTAAAGGATCTAGATAAGCTCGTAAATAAGCTTTTAGACGAGCTAAAATCAAGCCCTACGCAGGCCAAAGAGCTAGCCGTTCAAGCAAAAAATCTGCAACTCTCGCCAAATCTCGCAAAAGATATGAAAGGCCTCGTCGCACTTGCCGAAAATGAGCCCGATCTAAAGGAATTTGCGCTTAAACTAAAGGAGTTTTTAAAACCCGTCGCCGATCTAAAAAACGCGCCGCTAAACGAGCAGATAAAAAACTCGGGCATCATGTTGGAGGCAAATTTAAAGGACGCGCTAAACGGCAAATTTAACCTACCCAGCGCGATAAATAAGCTCTTCGGCGATATAAAAAATCTCTCAAATCAGCAGCTTTTGGAGCAAATTTCAGCCTTGGCTAAGGATGATAGCCTAAGCACGAACGAGAGCTTTACGAGGCTTGATCAAATTTTACAAAACGCTAAAACCGCGGCCAAAGATACGCTAGCCGGCTCGCCTTTTAAGCAGCTTTTCGAGATCGCTGATAAGCTCGAAAACGCGGCTAAATTTATGGACAAGCAAGCAAACGCCATGAGCGGCAGCGGGCTAAGCTTAAACGAAAAAACGCTAAACGCCGAGCTAAATAAAATCTCTCAGCTGCTGGCAAACGCGGGCGAAAAAATGCAAAATTTAAACAGCGAAAAGCTAAGTCAAAACAGGGGCTTTACTTTAAATTTCGCCGAGCTAAAAAGCGCTATAAAAGAGCTAACGGACGAGCTTAGCGCGCTTGCGGCTTCGCAGGATAAATTTAACGATTTCGCGCAAAAAATCGTCCGAGAAGGCGCGGAAGGAAGCGAGGGTGCGACGCTGCAAGACAAGCTGCAAAATGCGGCTAGAAAGCTAAATTTCGCCCTGCAAATCGCCGATAAAGCTGGCTTTGAAGCAAAAAATAGCCTAGATGAAGTCGGCAAGCTAATCAAACAGCAAAATATCGCTCGCGGCGAGCTTGGCGCCGTGACGCCAAAAAGCGCCGAAGAGACGGCAAAGGTGCTGCAAAACGACGTAAAAAGCGCTCTTTTAAACATGCAGTCAAAGTCTCCGGACGCTAGCCCCGTAAAAGACGCCGCCTCAAAGCTGCTCGCTCAAATCGAGATGCACCAGCTAGCCTCCGCAGTCGCTGGCGGAGTGCAGACCTATCTGCCCTACGTCTGGGAGGGCGTAGAGGGCGGAAATATCAGATTTAAGCAGGGCAAAAAGCAAAAACACTACGCGCAAATCGATCTAAATTTTCAAAATTTCGGACAAATTAATATCATGGTGGCGCTTAGCGAAAACAAATACATCGACCTTGCGATTGCGACGCAAAAAGAGGAGTTTAAGGAGCTAATTTTAAGCGGCGCAAAGGAGCTAAAAAGGGCTATCGGCGAGCAGGGGCTGATAGTGTCGAATTTTAGCCTAAAAACTATGCCTAAACTGCGTCTTAGCGGCGTTTACGGCGGTCTGGATAAGCTTGATATGGGATTTGATAAAAAGGCGTAA
- a CDS encoding NfeD family protein, with product MIPAYLMLAAGVGLVMLEFMLGSFFVLFFGLGFLAVGVLGFFVDIAWEYQILLIAIVSLVLLFALRKPLKAKFNQHESEVKDDFLNESGEGEIREGMVYFKGTLWRYDGDLAEGSKVRVRGTKGNKVVLERD from the coding sequence ATGATACCCGCATATTTGATGCTAGCCGCTGGCGTCGGATTAGTCATGCTCGAGTTTATGCTCGGTAGCTTTTTCGTGCTATTTTTCGGGCTTGGATTTTTAGCGGTCGGGGTGCTGGGATTTTTCGTCGATATCGCTTGGGAGTATCAAATTTTACTCATCGCTATCGTCTCTCTAGTCCTGCTTTTTGCGCTCAGAAAGCCTTTAAAGGCCAAATTTAACCAACACGAAAGTGAAGTCAAAGACGACTTTTTAAACGAGAGCGGCGAGGGCGAAATCAGAGAGGGTATGGTTTATTTTAAGGGCACTTTGTGGCGCTACGACGGTGATTTAGCCGAGGGCTCGAAGGTACGCGTGCGCGGCACGAAGGGAAATAAAGTCGTTTTGGAGCGAGATTAA
- the hemL gene encoding glutamate-1-semialdehyde 2,1-aminomutase, whose translation MTNKEAFGLAKKYIPGGVDSPVRAFGSVGGEPFVVDRGEGAYLVDIEENRYLDFIQSWGPLIFGHCDPDIESAVIATVKKGLSFGAPSNLETKLAKLICDEFKNVEKVRFVSSGTEATMSAIRVARGFSGKDGLIKFEGCYHGHSDALLVKAGSGATTYGNASSGGVPADVVKNTYLARYNDIASVRAIFEANPGKIGALIIEPIAGNMGLVPAGNEFLSELRRLCDQNGAVLIFDEVMSGFRASRHGSFEFNGIEADLVTFGKVIGGGCPAAAFGGKAAIMDYLSPEGAVYQAGTLSGNPVAMAAGIASLSKIFADHDLYDRLNKLAVLFAHGLKSVATKHGIALQTTVRGSMFGFFFTASEVKNYDDALKSDVKLYAKFHAKMLKKGVYLAPSQFETGFICDAMSEEDIKFAIKAADESFAEIAAESTSENEEMREVKARIADLEERLKEARKEREAIQERMKNSWGFA comes from the coding sequence ATGACGAACAAAGAAGCTTTCGGGCTAGCTAAAAAATATATCCCGGGCGGCGTAGATTCGCCCGTTCGCGCGTTTGGCAGCGTAGGCGGCGAGCCATTTGTGGTGGACCGCGGCGAGGGCGCGTATCTAGTCGATATCGAGGAAAACCGCTATCTGGACTTCATCCAGAGCTGGGGACCGCTCATTTTTGGACACTGCGATCCCGACATTGAGAGTGCGGTGATAGCGACGGTTAAAAAGGGACTAAGCTTTGGCGCTCCATCAAATTTGGAAACCAAGCTAGCAAAGCTAATCTGCGACGAGTTTAAAAATGTAGAAAAGGTGCGTTTTGTAAGCTCCGGCACTGAGGCCACTATGAGCGCGATACGCGTAGCGCGCGGCTTTAGCGGCAAGGACGGACTCATAAAATTTGAAGGCTGCTATCACGGGCACAGCGACGCGCTTTTGGTGAAAGCAGGCAGTGGTGCTACGACCTACGGCAATGCTTCCAGCGGCGGAGTACCGGCAGACGTGGTGAAAAACACCTATCTAGCGCGCTACAACGATATAGCTAGCGTGCGAGCGATATTTGAGGCAAATCCGGGCAAAATCGGCGCGCTAATCATCGAACCGATCGCGGGAAATATGGGGCTTGTGCCTGCTGGTAACGAGTTTTTAAGCGAGCTTAGACGCCTTTGCGACCAAAACGGCGCGGTGTTAATTTTTGACGAGGTTATGAGCGGATTTCGAGCGAGCAGGCACGGGTCGTTCGAATTTAACGGCATAGAGGCCGATCTCGTGACCTTTGGTAAGGTTATCGGCGGCGGCTGCCCGGCGGCTGCGTTTGGTGGAAAGGCGGCGATCATGGACTACCTAAGCCCCGAAGGTGCGGTGTATCAGGCAGGCACGCTAAGCGGCAATCCCGTAGCTATGGCTGCCGGCATCGCAAGCCTGAGTAAAATTTTCGCCGATCATGATCTTTATGACCGCCTAAATAAACTAGCCGTACTGTTCGCTCACGGACTAAAAAGTGTCGCCACGAAGCATGGCATTGCTCTGCAAACGACGGTGCGAGGCTCGATGTTTGGCTTTTTCTTTACCGCAAGCGAGGTTAAAAACTACGACGACGCGCTAAAAAGCGACGTTAAGCTTTACGCCAAATTTCACGCCAAAATGCTTAAAAAGGGCGTCTATCTAGCACCTAGCCAGTTTGAGACGGGCTTTATCTGCGACGCGATGAGCGAAGAGGATATCAAATTTGCCATTAAAGCCGCAGACGAGAGCTTTGCCGAGATAGCTGCGGAAAGCACAAGCGAGAACGAGGAGATGCGCGAGGTAAAAGCAAGGATCGCCGATCTAGAAGAGCGTCTAAAAGAGGCCAGAAAAGAGCGCGAAGCGATACAAGAGCGCATGAAAAACAGCTGGGGATTTGCCTAA
- a CDS encoding FlhB-like flagellar biosynthesis protein translates to MAKVQKTKKAVALGYNRQKDNAPKVLATGSGEVAKNIINLAKSHDIPIKEDADLVEVLSKVDLNEEVPPNLYKAVAEIFSFLYQMTNKK, encoded by the coding sequence TTGGCAAAAGTGCAAAAAACTAAAAAAGCCGTGGCTCTTGGCTACAACCGCCAAAAAGATAATGCCCCAAAAGTGCTGGCAACGGGCTCTGGCGAAGTGGCGAAAAACATCATAAATCTAGCCAAATCTCACGACATACCGATCAAAGAGGACGCCGATCTGGTCGAGGTTCTAAGCAAGGTCGATCTAAATGAGGAAGTCCCGCCAAATCTCTATAAAGCGGTCGCGGAAATCTTTAGCTTTTTGTATCAAATGACGAATAAAAAATAG
- a CDS encoding copper resistance protein NlpE N-terminal domain-containing protein: MKNILFLAAAAMIFAGCAASGGASAVNSKKCGGTEVFETCGAEVDKENLIGVYEAKVFCDGCSENSKSTLTLNADGTFKIDTVYQKKIAQRELQNGKYEIEGNTLRVTNQYREKLNFEINGDTLRQISNQNSFIKENFAQERIYKKLEAN; the protein is encoded by the coding sequence ATGAAAAATATTTTATTTTTGGCAGCGGCTGCGATGATATTTGCAGGCTGTGCGGCAAGCGGCGGCGCAAGTGCGGTAAATAGCAAAAAATGCGGCGGCACTGAGGTTTTTGAAACGTGCGGCGCCGAGGTAGATAAGGAAAATTTGATCGGCGTTTACGAGGCTAAGGTGTTTTGCGACGGATGTAGCGAAAACTCGAAAAGCACGCTAACGCTCAACGCGGACGGTACGTTTAAAATCGACACCGTTTATCAAAAAAAGATCGCCCAAAGAGAGCTACAAAATGGCAAATACGAGATAGAGGGCAACACCCTAAGAGTGACAAATCAATACCGCGAAAAGCTAAATTTCGAGATTAACGGCGATACGCTACGCCAGATCAGCAACCAAAACAGCTTTATCAAAGAAAATTTCGCCCAGGAGCGCATCTACAAAAAGCTAGAAGCCAACTAA
- a CDS encoding AtpZ/AtpI family protein — protein sequence MAKINLGDVVKGAEQLSLGVSIVVALAIGAGFGYWMMKETGWTWTLFAGIAVGIAAAGLNIKKAYDVQIKSLDELKDKGKFKPAKDDDEDDE from the coding sequence ATGGCGAAGATAAATTTAGGCGACGTCGTAAAAGGCGCCGAGCAGCTAAGTTTGGGCGTTTCTATCGTCGTGGCGCTTGCTATCGGGGCTGGGTTTGGCTACTGGATGATGAAGGAAACCGGCTGGACGTGGACGCTGTTTGCGGGTATCGCAGTCGGTATCGCCGCAGCCGGCCTAAACATCAAAAAGGCCTACGACGTGCAGATAAAAAGTCTAGATGAACTAAAAGATAAAGGCAAATTTAAACCCGCGAAAGACGATGACGAGGACGATGAGTGA
- a CDS encoding CheR family methyltransferase produces the protein MLENANLTPAPSDAAGLNKFVEVIKNMCGVDLESKKDMIKQRLINFCQANRISSFEALSSKVVVDRFMRQEIVNLITTNETYFYRELPQLQAAIYYAREELDSVRILCAPCSTGDEAYSLGMLAHSNLLDVNRVSIVGIDINSEAIDSCKKGVYNERSLHRLNDNQKNIYFTKRDGKYEIRREMLPRCEFSVANIFDDAIFKLGKFDIIFSRNMMIYFNEEFKLKTVERFHKILSDHGRLYVGHADLVPFTTLYKKHISNGTTYYAKA, from the coding sequence ATGCTTGAAAATGCAAATTTGACGCCCGCTCCTAGCGATGCGGCGGGGCTGAATAAATTCGTCGAAGTTATCAAAAATATGTGCGGCGTGGACCTAGAGTCCAAAAAGGACATGATAAAGCAGCGCCTAATAAATTTCTGCCAAGCAAACCGAATTTCAAGCTTTGAAGCGTTAAGCTCAAAAGTCGTCGTAGACCGCTTTATGAGGCAAGAAATCGTGAATTTGATCACCACGAACGAGACTTATTTTTACAGAGAGTTGCCGCAGCTACAAGCCGCGATATACTACGCCAGAGAGGAGCTTGATAGCGTGCGGATACTGTGCGCGCCGTGCTCGACGGGCGACGAGGCGTACTCGCTAGGTATGCTCGCGCACTCAAATTTACTCGACGTAAACCGCGTCAGTATCGTTGGTATCGACATAAACTCCGAGGCTATCGATAGCTGTAAAAAGGGCGTTTATAACGAGCGTTCATTGCACCGCCTAAACGATAATCAAAAAAATATCTACTTTACAAAACGCGACGGCAAATACGAAATCAGGCGCGAGATGCTGCCTAGATGCGAGTTTAGCGTGGCAAATATCTTTGACGACGCGATCTTTAAGCTAGGCAAATTCGACATCATTTTCTCGCGAAATATGATGATTTATTTTAACGAGGAATTTAAGCTAAAAACGGTAGAACGCTTTCATAAAATTTTGAGCGATCACGGCAGACTCTACGTCGGACACGCCGATCTGGTGCCGTTTACGACGCTTTATAAAAAGCATATTTCAAACGGAACGACTTATTATGCTAAAGCCTGA
- a CDS encoding SPFH domain-containing protein, with protein sequence MEESIPFIVFAVVVLAFAVLFLKAGIKIISQSDIYIVERLGKFHKVLDGGFHIIIPFVDQIRAVITVREQLVDITKQQVITKDNVNISVDGIVFLKVVDGKMALYNVDSYKRAIANLAMTTLRGEIGAMNLDDTLSSRDRLNSALQRALGDAADNWGVKIMRVEISEISVPHGIEEAMNLQMKAEREKRAIELKAQAEKEALIRNAEALKQEKVLQAEAIERMADAKKYEQIALATAQKEAMDMINESMAQNAKAAEFLLARDRVGAFNELAKNGSKDKILVPYEATELIGSLSVLKDFLGTRAAK encoded by the coding sequence ATGGAAGAGAGCATCCCGTTTATCGTATTTGCCGTGGTCGTGCTGGCCTTTGCGGTCTTGTTTTTAAAAGCCGGCATTAAGATCATCTCGCAGTCTGATATCTACATCGTCGAGCGTTTGGGTAAATTTCACAAGGTGCTTGACGGCGGATTTCACATCATCATCCCTTTTGTCGATCAGATCCGCGCCGTAATCACCGTTAGAGAGCAGCTAGTAGATATCACGAAACAGCAAGTCATCACCAAAGATAACGTAAACATAAGCGTCGACGGCATCGTGTTTTTAAAGGTCGTGGACGGCAAAATGGCTCTGTATAACGTCGATAGCTACAAGCGCGCGATCGCAAATTTAGCCATGACGACGCTAAGGGGCGAGATCGGCGCGATGAATCTCGACGATACTCTTAGCTCGCGCGACCGCCTAAACTCCGCGCTACAAAGAGCGCTCGGAGACGCCGCCGATAACTGGGGCGTAAAGATCATGCGCGTCGAGATCTCGGAGATCTCCGTGCCGCACGGCATCGAAGAGGCGATGAATCTGCAAATGAAAGCCGAGCGCGAAAAACGCGCGATCGAGCTAAAAGCGCAGGCTGAAAAAGAGGCGCTCATTCGCAACGCCGAGGCGCTAAAACAAGAAAAAGTATTGCAAGCCGAAGCCATCGAGCGTATGGCCGATGCGAAAAAATACGAGCAAATCGCGCTAGCGACGGCCCAAAAAGAGGCGATGGACATGATAAACGAAAGCATGGCGCAAAACGCCAAGGCTGCCGAGTTCCTGCTCGCGCGCGACCGCGTTGGAGCCTTTAACGAGCTAGCCAAAAACGGCTCGAAAGATAAAATTTTAGTCCCTTACGAAGCAACCGAGCTCATCGGCTCTTTAAGCGTCTTAAAGGACTTTTTAGGCACTAGGGCGGCGAAATGA
- a CDS encoding potassium transporter TrkA, with amino-acid sequence MNFKLIAVYGAFEALLLLGSAVFGRAWFYSSQVAFAGSLLVLAATFRAYKKRIENGVRDYDASAEDDIDEWGENHEEFPDRPAEAKFDGHDPHRKNTKRLDASNLDGLAKIDAEFDQAAGLNLNGENERVKFDAATEQNEAAQGKFDEQNLSGASQIGGSNLSAASESNLNESNQNSEAKPSKKQNFTRNLKQNSPNYFTAFVPFRLIAYAVLVVGFLALKRQDSLDIAAFLIALAAMPAGALIYGVKSNEK; translated from the coding sequence GTGAATTTTAAGCTCATTGCCGTTTACGGCGCATTTGAGGCTTTGCTTTTGCTGGGCTCGGCTGTATTTGGCCGCGCGTGGTTTTACAGCTCGCAGGTCGCGTTTGCGGGCTCGCTTTTGGTGCTGGCCGCGACCTTTAGAGCCTACAAAAAACGTATAGAAAACGGCGTGCGAGACTATGACGCCTCCGCAGAGGACGACATAGACGAATGGGGCGAAAATCACGAGGAGTTTCCGGATCGCCCCGCGGAGGCTAAATTTGACGGGCATGACCCGCACCGCAAAAATACTAAGCGACTAGATGCCTCAAATTTGGACGGTCTCGCAAAAATAGACGCGGAATTTGACCAAGCGGCGGGGCTAAATTTAAACGGCGAAAACGAGCGGGTTAAATTTGACGCGGCAACAGAACAAAACGAAGCCGCGCAGGGCAAATTTGACGAGCAGAATTTAAGCGGCGCAAGCCAAATTGGCGGGTCAAATTTAAGCGCGGCAAGCGAGTCAAATTTGAACGAATCAAATCAAAACAGCGAAGCTAAGCCCTCAAAAAAGCAAAATTTCACGCGTAATTTAAAGCAAAATTCGCCCAACTATTTCACCGCCTTCGTGCCTTTTCGACTGATCGCGTATGCGGTTTTGGTCGTCGGATTTTTGGCGCTAAAAAGACAAGACAGCCTTGATATAGCCGCGTTTTTGATCGCGCTTGCGGCGATGCCCGCGGGCGCTTTGATATATGGAGTAAAAAGCAATGAGAAATAG
- a CDS encoding MFS transporter — protein MNKFIDLLRTQPVFARLSLIQLICYFGVWFSHTGIFTLLIELDAPVWAITAAAALAFVPGVLLSPFSGIVVDKFSPKPMLIALTVVEMVTVFMLVFIDKLSLMWLLFVIIFIRVGAGGTYFQVEMSLFPKILNKDDLKTANEIHSLIWAFSYTAGMGLAGIYIHFFGIKSAFLLDCALYAVALIVLLKTDISVRAKKGGERVREMLKNGLKYVKQNPLIAHLIMLHAVVGVTSYDALVALLADYPYAGLLSASLIIGYINACRAVALIVGPLVLSKFVSNSNLVYIYVGHGLGVIAWSALQFNFYIGFIGIFCAGFFTSTLWSYTYTLIQQKCDPSFYGRIIAYNDMVYLGVAAVISSGIGLLFELGLSLSIITALIGCMFFAGAIYWLFVRKIYKDELA, from the coding sequence ATGAATAAATTTATCGACCTATTAAGAACCCAGCCCGTTTTCGCGCGCCTCTCGCTCATACAGCTGATTTGTTATTTCGGCGTTTGGTTCTCGCACACGGGCATTTTTACGCTACTTATCGAGCTTGACGCGCCCGTTTGGGCTATCACGGCGGCTGCTGCGCTTGCTTTCGTGCCGGGCGTGCTACTATCGCCTTTTAGCGGTATCGTGGTGGATAAATTTAGCCCCAAACCAATGCTCATAGCGCTCACGGTCGTAGAGATGGTGACTGTTTTTATGCTCGTTTTTATCGACAAACTCTCCTTGATGTGGCTGCTATTTGTGATAATATTTATCAGAGTCGGGGCCGGCGGAACGTATTTTCAGGTCGAGATGAGCCTTTTCCCCAAAATTTTAAACAAAGACGACCTAAAAACCGCAAATGAGATCCACTCGCTCATCTGGGCGTTTTCATACACCGCAGGTATGGGTCTGGCGGGCATTTATATCCATTTTTTCGGGATAAAAAGCGCCTTTTTACTAGACTGCGCTCTTTATGCAGTAGCCCTTATCGTCCTGCTTAAAACGGATATATCCGTGCGGGCTAAAAAAGGCGGCGAAAGAGTCCGCGAGATGCTAAAAAACGGCCTAAAATACGTAAAACAAAATCCCCTCATCGCGCACCTCATCATGCTGCACGCGGTTGTGGGCGTGACCAGCTACGACGCGCTCGTGGCGCTACTAGCGGACTATCCGTACGCTGGCCTGCTCTCGGCATCGCTCATCATAGGCTACATAAACGCTTGCCGCGCCGTCGCCCTTATCGTCGGCCCGCTCGTGCTTAGCAAATTCGTCTCAAACTCCAACCTAGTTTATATCTACGTCGGTCACGGACTTGGCGTCATCGCGTGGAGCGCATTGCAGTTTAACTTTTATATCGGATTTATCGGGATTTTTTGTGCGGGATTTTTCACCTCGACGCTTTGGAGTTACACCTACACGCTCATCCAGCAAAAGTGCGATCCCTCATTTTACGGTCGTATCATCGCCTATAACGACATGGTTTATCTAGGCGTCGCGGCGGTGATTTCTAGCGGTATAGGGCTGCTTTTTGAGCTTGGGCTTAGCCTCTCGATAATCACGGCGCTGATAGGGTGTATGTTTTTTGCCGGAGCGATTTACTGGCTTTTCGTGCGTAAAATTTACAAAGACGAGCTAGCGTAA
- a CDS encoding endonuclease V: MKLAVDAYYVGSKAKVVGVLFENFSDEKPLEIISKIVDGVAPYESGSFYKRELPCIVSLLQDLDVWDISLIVIDGFVYLDDEGRYGLGGHLYERLERRVQIVGVAKSPFKGSCKLVREICRGKSKRPLFVSAVGMDVDEAARLAKGMSGEFRLPSLLKILDDETKSDF, encoded by the coding sequence GTGAAACTTGCCGTAGATGCGTATTATGTGGGAAGCAAGGCTAAAGTCGTAGGGGTTTTGTTTGAAAACTTTAGCGACGAAAAGCCGCTTGAAATCATATCAAAAATAGTAGACGGCGTAGCGCCCTATGAGAGCGGAAGCTTTTATAAAAGGGAGCTTCCGTGCATCGTCTCGCTTTTGCAGGATTTGGATGTGTGGGATATCTCGCTCATCGTGATCGACGGTTTCGTTTATCTTGACGACGAGGGCAGATACGGTCTGGGCGGGCATTTATACGAGCGCTTGGAGCGCAGAGTGCAGATCGTGGGCGTAGCCAAATCGCCTTTTAAAGGTAGCTGTAAGCTCGTAAGAGAAATTTGCAGAGGCAAGAGCAAGAGGCCGCTTTTTGTTAGCGCGGTCGGCATGGATGTGGACGAAGCGGCGCGGCTCGCAAAGGGAATGAGCGGCGAGTTTAGGTTGCCTAGCCTGCTTAAAATTTTAGACGACGAGACTAAAAGCGATTTTTAA